Below is a genomic region from Pseudazoarcus pumilus.
GACGCGGTGCGCCTGAGCTGGGACGCGCTGCATCGCGGGCAGGACCTGTCGGTGGCCGAATCGGCCGCACTCGGCGCCGACGCCTTCGGCCTGGTCGCCACGACACCGGCTTTCCGTCAGGGGATGCGACGCTTTCTGCAGCGTAGCGATCGGGTGGTGGCCGGGTGATCGGTGCCGGGAACCGTCCGGATGATCCAGATCCCGCCACAATGAGCCCCATGAATCAGGATCCGGATCGCAAGGCCGTGACTGCGGCGCTGGCCGGCATGGCGGCGCTGGTCGTCGCAATGGGCATTGGTCGCTTTGCGTTCACGCCGCTGCTGCCATTGATGCAGGCCGAGACGGGGTTGAGTCTGGCCGGTGGTGGCTGGTTGGCGGGTGCCAACTATCTGGGCTATCTGGTTGGCGCGCTGGCGGCTACGCGCATCCGTGCCGCGCCGGCCGGCATGCTGGCGAGCGGATTGGTGGCGGTGGTGTTGACGACCGCGGCGATGGCGCCGACTCAGGGCTTCGCGGTGTGGATGACGGTGCGCTTCGCCGCTGGCGTTGCGAGCGCCTGGGCGCTGGTCGGCGCGGCCTCGCTGTGCCTGGGGCGACTGCGCGAGGCCGGCCGGCCGCGTCTGGCCGGCGTGATGTTTTCCGGTGTCGGCCTGGGCATCGTGCTGGCGGGGCTGGCCTGTCAGGCGGTGGTGTTCGCAGGCGGTGGCGCAGTGGCCGGCTGGTGGGTGTTGGCGGCGTTGGCTGCGGTGCTGGCCGTGCCCGCGGTGCGCGGGCTCTCGCGCGGTTCCGGCTCGCCCGCGACGCAGGACATGAGGCCGGCCGCGCAGGGCTTCGACGCGCGCGATGCGCGACGCCTGGTGTGGAGCTACGGTCTGCTCGGATTCGGCTACATCCTGCCGGCGACCTTTCTGCCGGCACAGGCGCGCGTGCTGGTCAGCGACCCGGCGGTGTTCGGCTGGGTGTGGCCGGTGTTCGGCGCGGCGGCCGCGGCGTCGATGTGGATCGCGGTCGGGCCGCGCCGCGGCGGCGTGTCGCGGCGCATGCGCTGGGCCGTGTCGCAGGCGGTGATGGCAGTCGGGGTGGCGCTGCCGGTGGTGCACGATTCGCTCGCCGCGCTGGTCGTATCGGCGCTGTGCGTGGGCGGGACTTTTCTTGTCGTGACCATGCTCGCGCTGCAGGAAGGCGCGGCCGTCGGTGGAGAGCGGGCACAGCGGCTGATCGCGGCGATGACCGCAGCATTCGCGAGCGGGCAATTGCTCGGTCCGCTGGTCGCGGCCGGACTGGAACTGGGCGGGCAGGGCATGGCGCCTGCCCTGATGCTGGCCTCGGCGGCGCTCGCCGTCGGGGCCGTGTTGCCGGTGATGGGCCGGCGCGATGCGATGCATGCAACGGAGGAATCACGATGACGAAGATTGCCCAGGGTTTCGGCCGCGACACCGCGGAGCGGCTGCCGCTGCCGCCGATGGACTCGCTCGACGCAGCGCAGCGCGCCGCCGCGCAGGCGCTCATCGACGGCCCGCGCAAGGGAGTCAAGGGACCGTTCATCCCGCTGCTGCGCAGCCCCGCGCTGCTCGACGCGTTGTCGCGGGCCGGGGAGACGCTGCGTTTTGGCTCGGTGCTGCCCAAACGCGTGACCGAGTTCGTCACGCTCGTCGTCGCGCGCCACACTTCGAACCAGTTCGAGTGGGCGATCCACCATCCGCTGGCGCTGGAGGCCGGCAGCGCCCGTGAGATGCTCGACGATCTTGCCGCCGGGCGCTGGCCGTGCGCGATGTCGGCGGATGAGTCGGCGGCCTGGGATTTCGCGCGCGAGGTTCTCGACCGACACGGCGTGTCGGATGCGACCTACGCCAACGCCCTCGAACGCTGGGGCGAGCAGGGCGTGGTCGAACTCGCCGCGCTGGTCGGCTACTTCGTGTGCGTGTGCTGGATCATGAACATGGCGCGCACGCCGGCGCCGGGCGCACCCGAGGGCGGGGCCTTGCGACCATTGCCGGCTTGATCGCGCAGCCGCCCGGGTCTCAGACGTGGGCGCGCAGTTCCCACACCCCGGCCGGAGGCGTGTTGGCCCATACCGATGCGAGCCGGCGCCAGCGCAAACCGGGCGGGGCGCGAAACGGTGCGCGCGGCTGATAGGTGAACTGCACCAGTCTGCGTTGCGGGTCGGCGAGCAGGAAGCGGCAGATGCTGGCGATGGTTTCGTTGCGCACGGGGCGCGGC
It encodes:
- a CDS encoding YbfB/YjiJ family MFS transporter, giving the protein MNQDPDRKAVTAALAGMAALVVAMGIGRFAFTPLLPLMQAETGLSLAGGGWLAGANYLGYLVGALAATRIRAAPAGMLASGLVAVVLTTAAMAPTQGFAVWMTVRFAAGVASAWALVGAASLCLGRLREAGRPRLAGVMFSGVGLGIVLAGLACQAVVFAGGGAVAGWWVLAALAAVLAVPAVRGLSRGSGSPATQDMRPAAQGFDARDARRLVWSYGLLGFGYILPATFLPAQARVLVSDPAVFGWVWPVFGAAAAASMWIAVGPRRGGVSRRMRWAVSQAVMAVGVALPVVHDSLAALVVSALCVGGTFLVVTMLALQEGAAVGGERAQRLIAAMTAAFASGQLLGPLVAAGLELGGQGMAPALMLASAALAVGAVLPVMGRRDAMHATEESR
- a CDS encoding carboxymuconolactone decarboxylase family protein → MTKIAQGFGRDTAERLPLPPMDSLDAAQRAAAQALIDGPRKGVKGPFIPLLRSPALLDALSRAGETLRFGSVLPKRVTEFVTLVVARHTSNQFEWAIHHPLALEAGSAREMLDDLAAGRWPCAMSADESAAWDFAREVLDRHGVSDATYANALERWGEQGVVELAALVGYFVCVCWIMNMARTPAPGAPEGGALRPLPA